In Bacteroides cellulosilyticus, the genomic stretch GATTATTTGTATGAACTGACTGAATTCCTGAAAGACAAGAAATTCGGCGTCATCAATATCTCCAAATCCGGAACTACCACCGAAACCGCTCTCGCTTTCCGTCTGTTGAAAAAGCAATGTGAAGACCAGCGTGGTAAGGAAATGGCAAAGAAAGTTATCGTTGCCATCACAGATGCCAAGAAAGGCGCTGCCCGCATCACTGCTGATAAGGAAGGTTACAAATCATTCATTATCCCCGATAATGTGGGAGGACGCTTCTCTGTACTGACTCCGGTTGGTTTATTGCCGATAGCGATAGCCGGTTTCGACATCGAGAAATTAGTAGCCGGTGCCGCTGACATGGAAAAGGCTTGCGGTGTGAATGTTCCGTTTGCCGAGAATCTGGCTGCGCAATATGCTGCTACCCGTAACGAGCTGTACAAGAATGGCAAGAAGATCGAGATCCTTGTAAACTTCTGCCCGAAACTGCACTATGTAAGCGAATGGTGGAAGCAATTATACGGAGAATCCGAAGGTAAGGAAAACAAAGGTATTTTCCCGGCAGCTGTAGACTTCTCTACTGACTTACACTCTATGGGACAATGGATTCAGGAAGGTGAACGTACCATCTTCGAAACCGTAATATCTATAGAAAACGTAGACCACAAGCTGGAAGTACCTTCTGACGAAGCAAATCTGGACGGTCTGAACTTTCTTGCAGGTAAGCGCGTAGACGAAGTAAATAAGATGGCTGAACTGGGTACTCAGTTGGCTCACGTAGATGGTGGTGTGCCCAACATGCGTATTATCATCGAGAAGCTGGACGAATACAATATCGGTCAGTTACTTTACTTCTTTGAAATAGGATGCGGTATCAGCGGTTATCTGCTGGGCGTAAATCCGTTCAATCAACCGGGCGTAGAAGCATACAAAAAGAATATGTTTGCATTGCTGAACAAGCCGGGATATGAAGAAGAGTCAAAAGCTATTCAGGCAAGACTTTAAGAAAGAGTCAGTTAACCATATATAAACGAGGTGTGGATGAGTTTAATCATTCACACCTCGTTTTTTTATTGTATCTTTGCAACCATAAAACAATAGGTATTATGTTTCAAGAAGCTATT encodes the following:
- a CDS encoding glucose-6-phosphate isomerase, which gives rise to MISLNIEKTFGFISKASVAAYEAQVKAAQEALENGTGKGNDFLGWLHLPSSISQEHLADLKATAQVLRDNCEVVIVAGIGGSYLGARAVIEALSNSFTWLQEKKTAPVMIYAGHNISEDYLYELTEFLKDKKFGVINISKSGTTTETALAFRLLKKQCEDQRGKEMAKKVIVAITDAKKGAARITADKEGYKSFIIPDNVGGRFSVLTPVGLLPIAIAGFDIEKLVAGAADMEKACGVNVPFAENLAAQYAATRNELYKNGKKIEILVNFCPKLHYVSEWWKQLYGESEGKENKGIFPAAVDFSTDLHSMGQWIQEGERTIFETVISIENVDHKLEVPSDEANLDGLNFLAGKRVDEVNKMAELGTQLAHVDGGVPNMRIIIEKLDEYNIGQLLYFFEIGCGISGYLLGVNPFNQPGVEAYKKNMFALLNKPGYEEESKAIQARL